In the Phaeobacter gallaeciensis genome, one interval contains:
- a CDS encoding malonate--CoA ligase: protein MYDANHLISRLRAASMGHETRNFATFPARASMTFGELFAGAERNAAALVAMGVQPGDRVAVQVEKTIEAIQLYLGTVMAGGVFLPLNTAYTTPEVAYFLGDASPRVVVCDPAREGDIAEVAGDARVVTLDGKGLGSLTDAVVGRGGFDPVPRGPDDLAAILYTSGTTGRSKGAMLSHANLASNSEMLRDYWQFTDQDVLIHALPIFHTHGLFVATNVALLAGARLVFLKGFNADEILEAMPRATALMGVPTFYTRLLADPRLTREQAANMRLFISGSAPLLVDTHEEWEARTGHRILERYGMTETNMSTSNPYDGERRAGTVGFPLPGVEARIMAGDKEVPTGETGVLHVRGANVFQGYWQMPEKTAEELLPDGWFITGDMARMDEDGYVTIVGREKDLVITGGFNVYPKEVESLIDDLPGVLESAVIGVPHPDFGEAVVAVVVPTGEGTSAEAVKAALSGQLAKFKQPKEVILLDALPRNTMGKVQKKALREHYAGLFA, encoded by the coding sequence ATGTATGATGCCAACCACCTGATTTCCCGGCTGCGGGCCGCCTCAATGGGCCACGAGACGCGCAATTTCGCCACTTTCCCGGCACGGGCCAGCATGACATTCGGCGAATTGTTTGCCGGTGCCGAGCGCAACGCGGCAGCGCTGGTGGCGATGGGAGTTCAGCCCGGTGACCGGGTGGCGGTGCAGGTGGAAAAGACCATCGAGGCGATCCAGCTTTACCTTGGTACCGTGATGGCCGGGGGCGTCTTTCTGCCGCTCAACACCGCCTATACAACGCCCGAGGTGGCTTATTTCCTTGGCGATGCCAGCCCCCGCGTGGTGGTCTGCGACCCTGCCCGCGAAGGTGATATCGCCGAAGTGGCAGGCGATGCCCGCGTGGTGACGCTGGATGGCAAGGGTCTGGGCAGCCTCACCGATGCCGTCGTGGGGCGCGGCGGCTTTGATCCGGTGCCGCGCGGACCGGATGATCTGGCGGCGATCCTCTATACCTCGGGGACCACCGGGCGCTCCAAGGGCGCGATGCTGAGCCACGCAAACCTTGCCTCCAATTCGGAGATGTTGCGCGATTACTGGCAGTTCACCGATCAGGACGTGCTGATCCACGCGCTGCCGATCTTTCACACCCATGGGCTGTTTGTGGCCACCAATGTGGCGCTATTAGCGGGCGCGCGGCTGGTGTTCCTCAAGGGCTTCAACGCAGACGAGATATTGGAGGCGATGCCGCGCGCCACGGCGCTGATGGGGGTTCCGACCTTCTACACGCGCCTGCTGGCGGATCCGCGCCTGACGCGGGAGCAGGCCGCGAATATGCGTCTGTTCATCTCCGGCTCGGCGCCTTTGTTGGTGGACACGCATGAGGAATGGGAGGCCCGCACCGGCCACCGCATCCTGGAACGCTATGGCATGACTGAAACCAATATGAGCACGTCGAACCCCTATGACGGCGAACGTCGCGCAGGCACCGTGGGCTTTCCCCTGCCGGGGGTCGAGGCGCGGATCATGGCGGGGGACAAGGAAGTCCCGACGGGCGAGACCGGCGTCCTTCATGTGCGCGGGGCCAATGTGTTTCAGGGCTACTGGCAGATGCCGGAAAAGACCGCCGAGGAGCTGCTGCCTGATGGCTGGTTCATCACCGGCGACATGGCCCGCATGGACGAAGACGGCTATGTCACCATCGTCGGCCGGGAAAAGGATCTGGTGATCACCGGCGGCTTCAACGTTTACCCGAAAGAGGTTGAAAGCCTGATCGACGATCTGCCGGGCGTGCTGGAAAGCGCGGTGATCGGCGTACCGCATCCCGACTTTGGCGAGGCCGTCGTCGCCGTGGTTGTCCCCACGGGCGAAGGCACCAGTGCCGAGGCGGTGAAGGCCGCACTTTCGGGGCAGCTGGCGAAGTTCAAGCAGCCCAAAGAGGTGATCCTGCTCGACGCACTGCCGCGCAACACAATGGGCAAGGTGCAGAAAAAGGCCCTGCGCGAACACTATGCCGGGCTGTTTGCCTGA
- a CDS encoding DMT family transporter, which yields MTKPLTSHRPILAILLKVAAIGLFTMLSALIKAVSEEVPTGEAVFFRSFFAIPVIVVWLALRGDLRDGLKTKNPMVHVWRGLVGTSAMGMTFLGLGLLPLPEVTAIGYATPIFTLILAAVFLGETIRMVRISAVAIGLVGVMIMIWPRLGSGADLSDGATLGALLVLGATIARGFVQIHVRRMVMTEPTAAIVFYFSLTASALSLLTLPFGWVMPSGEVLAMLIGAGLVGGIAQILVTSSYRFAPASMLAPYDYVSMIFAILLGYFWFDELPTFVMLAGATLVIAGNGLVIWRESRLGLERGKARAVTDPKGG from the coding sequence ATGACAAAACCCTTAACATCGCATCGACCGATTCTGGCAATCCTGCTGAAAGTCGCCGCCATCGGTCTGTTCACCATGCTGTCGGCCTTGATCAAGGCGGTATCAGAAGAGGTTCCGACAGGTGAGGCGGTGTTCTTCCGTTCCTTCTTTGCCATCCCGGTGATCGTGGTCTGGCTGGCCCTGCGCGGCGATCTGCGTGATGGGCTGAAGACGAAGAACCCGATGGTACACGTCTGGCGTGGGTTGGTGGGAACCTCTGCGATGGGGATGACGTTTCTGGGCCTTGGCCTCTTGCCCCTGCCAGAGGTTACCGCCATCGGCTATGCCACGCCGATCTTTACGCTGATCCTGGCGGCCGTGTTTCTGGGCGAGACCATTCGCATGGTGCGGATCTCGGCCGTTGCCATCGGCCTTGTCGGGGTGATGATCATGATCTGGCCGCGGCTTGGCTCTGGCGCGGATCTGTCGGACGGGGCGACGCTGGGCGCGCTACTGGTTCTTGGGGCGACCATTGCCCGGGGGTTCGTGCAGATCCACGTGCGCCGCATGGTGATGACCGAACCGACCGCCGCCATCGTGTTCTATTTCTCGCTGACCGCATCCGCGCTGTCGCTGCTGACGCTGCCCTTTGGCTGGGTCATGCCCAGCGGAGAGGTTCTGGCGATGCTGATCGGGGCTGGCCTTGTTGGCGGGATTGCGCAGATCCTCGTGACCTCTTCTTATCGCTTTGCGCCCGCATCGATGCTGGCACCCTATGATTATGTCTCGATGATCTTTGCAATCCTGCTGGGGTATTTCTGGTTCGACGAGCTACCGACCTTTGTCATGCTGGCCGGGGCGACGCTGGTAATCGCGGGCAATGGGCTGGTGATCTGGCGCGAAAGCCGCTTGGGACTGGAACGCGGCAAGGCGCGCGCGGTCACCGATCCCAAGGGGGGATAA
- a CDS encoding GNAT family N-acetyltransferase, with the protein MTETSPSFRPPAITLARLTDVPLEQILAHMSDPRVATHLPLMTEGWDAAMVRQFVEMKEARWQQDGLGHWAFLADGAYVGWGGFEKEGEEWDLGLVLRPDCFGLGPRISRHLLEFARHDARIPYVTFLLPPSRKSLGALSRLGARFLEEIDYDGTRFLKFRLNTV; encoded by the coding sequence TTGACCGAGACATCCCCCAGTTTCCGCCCGCCCGCAATCACGCTGGCGCGTCTGACCGACGTACCGCTCGAGCAGATCCTGGCGCATATGTCCGATCCCCGTGTGGCGACGCATCTGCCCTTGATGACCGAAGGCTGGGATGCCGCGATGGTGCGCCAATTCGTTGAGATGAAAGAGGCACGCTGGCAGCAAGACGGGTTGGGCCATTGGGCGTTTCTGGCTGATGGCGCCTATGTCGGATGGGGCGGATTTGAAAAGGAAGGGGAGGAATGGGATCTCGGGCTGGTTCTGCGGCCAGACTGCTTTGGCCTTGGGCCGCGCATCTCACGGCACCTGCTGGAGTTTGCGCGGCATGATGCGCGCATTCCCTATGTCACCTTCCTGTTGCCGCCCTCGCGCAAATCGCTGGGTGCCCTGTCCCGGCTGGGCGCGCGGTTTCTGGAAGAGATCGACTACGATGGCACCCGCTTCCTGAAATTCCGCCTCAATACTGTATGA
- a CDS encoding alkaline phosphatase D family protein has translation MSSHRFMRPSRRAFLAGGTAFAASLAAPSISRASARPVFTHGVQSGDVDTMSGMIWTRTDRPARVMMEVSTTESFANARQLAPLTAGPSNDFAVKRMVDGLPSDQDIFYRFVAADLNDLQATSDPIVGQFRTAPTARRDVRFAWSGDTAGQGWGIDDEGMRTYATMAQHRPDFFIHSGDTIYADGPMQDEVEKDGQLIWKNATLIDEKRKVAETLDEFRGQWKYNMMDEHVREMNALCPTFFQWDDHEVVNNWSDSKDLSGDDRYTEKNVHVLAARSAKAFHEMTPISYTPAEPGRVYRKIGYGPMLDVFFLDLRSYRAGNSLGLQENPADEATTLLGAEQIAWLKRELVKSTATWKVIACDMPIGLVVRDGERVEAISNGDDGSAKGREFEIADLLRFIKTAKIDNTVWFTADVHYTAAHYYNPDKAAFQDFEPFWEFVSGPLHAGTFGPNALDGTFGPEVKFVKAPTEEQGANLPPSMGLQFFGLVDIDGATQQMTVRLMDRADQELWKITLDPKGASI, from the coding sequence ATGTCTTCTCATCGCTTTATGCGCCCCAGCCGCCGGGCTTTCCTGGCGGGCGGTACCGCTTTTGCTGCCTCGCTGGCGGCGCCCTCGATTTCGCGTGCTTCGGCACGCCCGGTCTTTACGCACGGCGTTCAGTCCGGCGACGTGGACACCATGTCCGGCATGATCTGGACCCGCACCGACCGCCCCGCGCGGGTGATGATGGAAGTCTCCACCACCGAAAGCTTTGCCAATGCGCGCCAGCTGGCGCCGCTGACCGCAGGCCCCAGCAACGATTTCGCCGTCAAGCGCATGGTTGATGGCCTGCCGTCGGATCAGGATATCTTCTACCGTTTTGTGGCTGCGGATCTGAACGATCTGCAGGCGACATCGGACCCCATCGTCGGTCAGTTCCGCACCGCGCCGACCGCGCGCCGCGATGTGCGTTTTGCCTGGTCGGGCGACACCGCCGGTCAGGGCTGGGGCATCGATGACGAAGGAATGCGCACCTATGCGACCATGGCCCAGCACCGCCCCGATTTCTTCATCCACTCGGGCGATACCATCTATGCCGATGGCCCGATGCAGGACGAGGTCGAAAAGGACGGTCAGCTGATCTGGAAGAACGCCACCCTGATCGACGAAAAGCGCAAAGTCGCCGAGACCCTGGACGAATTCCGCGGCCAGTGGAAATACAACATGATGGACGAGCATGTGCGCGAAATGAACGCCCTGTGCCCGACCTTCTTCCAGTGGGACGACCACGAGGTTGTCAACAACTGGTCCGATTCCAAGGATCTGAGCGGCGACGACCGCTACACCGAGAAGAACGTGCATGTGCTGGCGGCCCGCTCGGCCAAGGCCTTCCACGAGATGACCCCGATCAGCTACACGCCCGCCGAGCCGGGCCGGGTCTACCGCAAGATCGGTTACGGCCCGATGCTGGACGTCTTCTTCCTGGATTTGCGCAGCTATCGCGCGGGCAACAGCCTGGGTCTGCAGGAAAACCCCGCGGATGAGGCAACCACGCTTCTGGGCGCCGAGCAGATCGCATGGCTCAAGCGTGAGCTGGTGAAATCCACCGCCACCTGGAAAGTCATCGCCTGCGACATGCCCATCGGTCTGGTCGTGCGCGACGGGGAGCGGGTCGAGGCGATCTCAAATGGTGACGATGGCAGCGCCAAGGGCCGCGAATTCGAAATCGCCGACCTGCTGCGCTTCATCAAGACCGCCAAGATCGACAACACCGTCTGGTTCACTGCCGATGTGCACTACACTGCGGCGCATTACTATAACCCGGACAAGGCCGCCTTCCAGGACTTCGAACCTTTCTGGGAGTTCGTCTCCGGCCCGCTGCACGCCGGTACCTTTGGTCCGAACGCGCTGGACGGCACCTTTGGCCCCGAAGTGAAGTTCGTGAAGGCCCCGACCGAGGAGCAGGGCGCCAACCTGCCGCCCTCAATGGGTCTACAGTTCTTCGGTCTGGTGGACATCGACGGCGCCACCCAGCAGATGACCGTGCGCCTGATGGACCGCGCCGATCAGGAGCTGTGGAAGATCACTCTGGATCCCAAGGGCGCCAGCATCTGA
- a CDS encoding MarR family winged helix-turn-helix transcriptional regulator, with amino-acid sequence MDRTLKIDDLLCFSLYSANHALTRLYRPLLAPLGLTYPQYLVLVALWEQDEQKVRDLGKRLDLETNTLTPLLKRMESAGYLTRRRNPEDERSLIVSLTDKGQALQAEAQEISTCVIEAMGGDLNELIELRDRVNALRARLDSA; translated from the coding sequence ATGGACCGGACCCTGAAAATTGACGATCTTCTGTGCTTCTCGCTCTATTCGGCGAACCACGCGCTGACGCGACTGTACCGTCCCCTGCTGGCGCCCTTGGGCCTGACCTATCCGCAGTATCTGGTGCTGGTGGCCCTGTGGGAGCAGGACGAACAGAAGGTCAGAGATCTGGGCAAGCGGCTGGATCTGGAAACCAATACGCTGACGCCGCTGCTGAAGCGGATGGAAAGCGCAGGCTACCTGACCCGCCGCCGCAATCCCGAGGATGAGCGCAGCCTGATCGTGTCCCTGACCGACAAGGGGCAGGCCCTGCAGGCCGAGGCGCAGGAAATTTCCACCTGCGTCATCGAGGCGATGGGCGGCGATCTGAATGAGCTGATCGAATTGCGCGACCGGGTAAACGCCCTGCGTGCGCGGCTGGACTCCGCCTGA
- a CDS encoding organic hydroperoxide resistance protein, which translates to MSITPIYTAGATATGGRDGKASIHGSEVHFDLDPPREMGGGGKGSNPEQLFAAGYAACYIGAMKFATTQDTSLAKVPDDVSVDAAVGIGPRAEGGFGLSVNLKVSMPGVDKVEAQRIADAGHAICPYSNATRGNIEVTTEVV; encoded by the coding sequence ATGTCCATCACCCCGATCTACACCGCAGGCGCCACTGCAACCGGCGGCCGCGACGGCAAAGCCAGCATCCACGGCAGCGAGGTTCATTTCGATCTGGATCCGCCCCGCGAAATGGGCGGCGGCGGTAAAGGCAGCAACCCGGAACAGCTTTTCGCCGCCGGATATGCGGCCTGCTATATCGGTGCGATGAAATTCGCCACGACCCAGGACACATCCCTGGCCAAGGTGCCCGACGATGTTTCTGTCGATGCCGCGGTTGGCATCGGTCCGCGCGCCGAAGGCGGCTTTGGCCTCTCGGTGAACCTCAAGGTCTCCATGCCCGGTGTGGACAAGGTCGAAGCCCAACGCATCGCCGATGCGGGCCACGCCATCTGCCCCTATTCCAACGCCACCCGCGGCAATATTGAAGTCACCACCGAGGTGGTCTGA
- a CDS encoding branched-chain amino acid aminotransferase, which yields MAGYDDRDGLIWMDGEMVEWRDAKVHILTHAMHYASSVFEGERAYNGKIFKSREHSERLIASAEALDMPMPYTVDQIEAAKEETLKASGLTDAYVRALVWRGAGEDMGVASAKNPVRMAVAVWGWGAYYGDAKMQGAKLDIAEWKRPSPETIPVHAKAAGLYMICTISKHKAEAKGCSDALFMDYRGYVAEATGANIFFVKDGEVHTPLPDCFLNGLTRQTVIGMLKDRGITVHERHIMPEEMEGFEQCWLTGTAAEVTPVGEIGPYKFEVGALTREIAEAYEALVRS from the coding sequence ATGGCCGGATATGATGACCGTGACGGATTGATCTGGATGGACGGGGAGATGGTCGAATGGCGGGATGCCAAGGTGCATATCCTGACCCATGCGATGCATTATGCGTCTTCCGTTTTCGAGGGCGAGCGCGCCTATAACGGCAAGATCTTCAAGAGCCGCGAACACTCCGAGCGCCTGATCGCCTCTGCCGAGGCGCTGGACATGCCGATGCCCTATACCGTGGATCAGATCGAAGCCGCCAAGGAAGAGACCCTGAAGGCCTCGGGTCTGACCGACGCCTATGTGCGCGCACTGGTCTGGCGCGGCGCGGGTGAAGACATGGGCGTCGCTTCGGCCAAGAACCCGGTGCGGATGGCGGTCGCTGTCTGGGGCTGGGGCGCCTATTACGGTGACGCCAAGATGCAGGGCGCCAAGCTGGACATCGCAGAGTGGAAACGCCCGAGTCCGGAAACCATCCCGGTGCACGCCAAGGCGGCTGGCCTTTACATGATCTGCACCATCTCCAAGCACAAGGCCGAGGCCAAGGGCTGCTCGGACGCGCTGTTCATGGATTACCGCGGCTACGTGGCCGAGGCGACTGGCGCCAATATCTTTTTCGTGAAGGATGGCGAAGTGCATACGCCGCTGCCCGATTGCTTCCTCAACGGCCTCACCCGTCAGACCGTGATCGGCATGCTGAAGGACCGTGGCATCACCGTGCACGAGCGCCACATCATGCCCGAGGAAATGGAAGGCTTTGAACAGTGTTGGCTGACCGGTACCGCTGCCGAGGTCACCCCGGTGGGCGAGATCGGCCCCTATAAATTCGAAGTGGGCGCGCTGACCCGCGAGATCGCCGAGGCCTATGAGGCGCTGGTGCGCAGCTGA
- a CDS encoding MarR family winged helix-turn-helix transcriptional regulator, protein MPEGRSGQGFGGESLLFLTDEQLRQGIEAVFFAYRGFTADPDRILAEMAYGRAHHRAIHFINRAPGTTVNNLLTILGVTKQSLNRVLRTLIEDGLVESRVGTADKRERHLYLTEKGVALETALSDAQRARMRSAYKEAGPEAVQGFKKVLEAMMDADMRRVYAKLRETGS, encoded by the coding sequence ATGCCGGAAGGGCGTTCAGGACAGGGTTTTGGCGGCGAAAGCCTGTTGTTTCTGACGGACGAACAGCTCCGCCAGGGGATCGAGGCGGTGTTCTTTGCCTACCGGGGTTTTACCGCAGATCCCGACCGGATCCTCGCCGAAATGGCCTATGGCCGGGCGCATCACCGGGCGATCCACTTTATCAACCGGGCGCCGGGCACAACGGTCAACAACCTGTTGACCATTCTGGGCGTCACCAAGCAATCGCTGAACCGGGTACTGCGCACCCTGATCGAAGACGGGCTGGTCGAAAGCAGGGTCGGCACCGCCGACAAGCGGGAACGGCATCTTTACCTCACCGAAAAGGGCGTGGCCCTGGAAACGGCACTGTCCGATGCCCAGCGCGCCCGCATGCGCAGCGCCTATAAAGAAGCCGGCCCCGAGGCGGTACAGGGCTTCAAGAAGGTGCTGGAAGCGATGATGGATGCGGATATGCGCCGGGTCTATGCCAAGCTGCGGGAAACCGGATCATGA
- a CDS encoding response regulator has product MSTNDAHLMIVDDDERIRSLLKKFLMRAGFLVTAARDGAHARRLLAGLDFDLIIMDVMMPGEDGVSLTRALRETMTTPILLLTAKGETDDRIAGLEAGADDYLSKPFEPKELLLRVNAILRRMPDTVAEDSIPKVLHLGAIRYDIERGEMWQGDDLIRLTGTESQLMKIFSAQPGEPISRAKLVEDLGRDRGQAQERAVDVQITRLRRKIEPNPKQPQYLQTVRGAGYMLAPD; this is encoded by the coding sequence ATGAGCACCAACGACGCACATCTGATGATCGTGGATGATGATGAGCGCATCCGCAGCCTGTTGAAGAAGTTCCTGATGCGGGCCGGGTTCCTTGTTACCGCCGCGCGCGACGGCGCCCATGCCCGGCGGCTGCTGGCCGGCCTCGATTTCGATCTGATTATCATGGATGTGATGATGCCGGGCGAGGATGGCGTCAGCCTGACCCGCGCCTTGCGCGAAACCATGACCACGCCGATCCTGCTGCTGACCGCCAAGGGTGAAACCGATGACCGCATCGCCGGGCTGGAGGCCGGGGCCGACGATTACCTCTCCAAACCGTTTGAGCCCAAGGAGCTGCTGCTGCGCGTCAACGCCATCCTGCGCCGGATGCCCGATACCGTGGCCGAGGACAGCATTCCCAAGGTTCTGCACCTCGGCGCCATCCGCTATGACATCGAACGGGGCGAGATGTGGCAGGGGGACGATCTGATCCGCCTCACCGGCACCGAAAGCCAGCTGATGAAGATCTTTTCCGCCCAGCCCGGAGAGCCGATCAGCCGGGCAAAACTGGTCGAGGATCTGGGCCGCGACCGGGGCCAGGCGCAAGAACGCGCCGTGGACGTGCAGATCACCCGCCTGCGCCGCAAGATCGAACCCAACCCGAAACAACCGCAATACCTGCAAACCGTGCGCGGTGCGGGCTATATGCTGGCGCCGGACTGA
- a CDS encoding exodeoxyribonuclease VII small subunit, with product MTETQTPVEEMSFEQAMHELERVVDQLERGDVALDASIALYERGAALKKRCEDELKRAEEKVAAITLDANGTPTGTQPLDAG from the coding sequence ATGACCGAAACCCAGACCCCCGTCGAAGAGATGAGCTTTGAACAGGCCATGCACGAGCTGGAACGCGTGGTGGATCAGCTGGAACGCGGCGATGTGGCGCTGGATGCCTCGATCGCGCTGTACGAACGCGGCGCGGCGCTGAAGAAACGCTGCGAGGACGAGCTGAAGCGCGCCGAGGAAAAGGTCGCCGCCATCACCCTGGATGCAAATGGCACCCCGACCGGCACCCAGCCGCTGGATGCGGGCTGA
- a CDS encoding polyprenyl synthetase family protein, translating into MTTEMQADTRAFQAALLDAQTRITAHMDMRLGGTDRLHDAMRYAMVGGKMLRGFLVLESARLHGVDATAALDAALAIECVHAYSLVHDDLPCMDDDDLRRGQPTLHRKWDEATATLAGDALQTFAFELLAADHIGPQALVLIRALAQSAGKDGMVSGQMMDIAAETAGTPLTLDEITRLQARKTGCLIEWSATAGAVLAGADTGPLQAYASALGLAFQIADDILDVEGDASKVGKALRKDETAGKATFVSLLGLEPAKARAEELCDTACAALSPYGEEAAILKDAARFVIARDS; encoded by the coding sequence ATGACCACGGAGATGCAGGCGGACACGCGCGCCTTTCAGGCGGCGCTGCTGGATGCCCAGACCCGGATCACCGCCCATATGGACATGCGGCTGGGCGGCACCGACCGGCTGCACGATGCCATGCGCTATGCCATGGTCGGCGGCAAGATGCTGCGCGGATTTCTGGTGCTGGAAAGCGCCCGCTTGCATGGTGTCGATGCCACCGCCGCGCTGGATGCGGCGCTGGCCATCGAATGCGTGCACGCCTATTCGCTCGTGCATGACGATCTGCCCTGCATGGACGATGACGATCTGCGCCGGGGTCAGCCGACCCTGCACCGCAAATGGGACGAGGCCACGGCGACGCTCGCCGGGGATGCCTTGCAGACATTCGCCTTTGAACTGTTAGCTGCCGATCACATCGGCCCGCAGGCGCTGGTGCTGATCCGGGCGCTGGCGCAATCGGCAGGCAAGGATGGCATGGTTTCGGGGCAGATGATGGACATCGCCGCGGAAACCGCAGGCACGCCGCTGACACTTGACGAAATCACCCGGCTGCAAGCCCGCAAGACCGGTTGCCTGATCGAATGGTCCGCCACCGCCGGTGCGGTTCTGGCCGGCGCGGATACCGGGCCTTTGCAGGCCTATGCCTCGGCGCTAGGGCTTGCTTTTCAGATCGCTGACGACATCTTGGATGTTGAAGGCGATGCCAGCAAGGTCGGCAAGGCCCTGCGCAAGGACGAAACTGCTGGCAAGGCCACCTTTGTCTCCCTGCTGGGGCTGGAACCGGCAAAAGCCCGCGCAGAAGAGCTGTGCGACACCGCCTGTGCCGCGCTTTCTCCCTATGGGGAAGAGGCTGCAATCTTGAAGGACGCCGCCCGCTTCGTTATTGCGCGCGATAGCTAA
- the dxs gene encoding 1-deoxy-D-xylulose-5-phosphate synthase produces MSERPHTPLLDQIARPADLKGLSDRQLTQVADELRQETVSAVSETGGHLGAGLGVVELTVALHAVFDTPRDKVIWDVSHQCYPHKILTGRRDRIRTLRKKDGLSGFTKRVESPYDPFGAAHSSTSISAALGFAVARDLGGNVPEGLGDAIAVIGDGAMSAGMAFEAMNNAGHLGKRLIVILNDNEMSIAPPVGALSSYLSRLYAEEPFQELKAVAKGAASLLPEPFREGAKRAKDMLKGMAVGGTLFESLGFSYLGPIDGHDMDQLLPVLRTVKARASGPILIHVLTKKGKGYAPAERADDKGHATATFDVITGKQNKPPSNAPSYTSVFGDELVNLAAKDDKICAVTAAMPDGTGLGLMAERYPSRTFDVGIAEQHGVTFAAALAAGGMKPFCAMYSTFLQRGYDQVVHDVAIQRLPVRFAIDRAGLVGADGATHAGSFDIAYMANLPGMVVMAAADEAELKHMVATAAAHDDGPIAFRYPRGEGEGVDMPEEAEVLEIGKGRMIQKGARVAILSFGTRLGEVKKAAESLSAKGITPTIADARFAKPLDREMILQLAEGHEALITIEEGAVGGFGSHVAQLLAEEGVFDTGLKFRSMVLPDTFIDQASPADMYDVAAMNAPQIEAKVLEVLGIATIGEKRA; encoded by the coding sequence ATGTCTGAGAGGCCCCATACCCCGCTACTGGATCAGATCGCCCGCCCGGCGGATCTGAAAGGCCTCAGCGACCGCCAGCTGACGCAGGTCGCGGACGAGCTGCGCCAGGAGACCGTTTCGGCCGTTTCCGAAACCGGCGGCCACCTGGGCGCAGGCCTTGGCGTGGTGGAGCTGACAGTGGCGCTGCACGCGGTGTTCGACACGCCGCGCGACAAGGTGATCTGGGATGTCTCCCACCAGTGCTATCCGCACAAGATCCTGACAGGCCGCCGCGACCGCATCCGCACCCTGCGCAAGAAAGACGGGCTGTCCGGTTTCACCAAACGCGTCGAATCTCCCTACGACCCCTTTGGCGCCGCCCATAGCTCCACCTCGATCAGCGCGGCGCTGGGGTTCGCTGTCGCCCGCGATCTTGGAGGCAACGTGCCCGAAGGACTGGGTGATGCCATCGCGGTGATCGGCGATGGCGCCATGTCGGCTGGCATGGCCTTCGAGGCGATGAACAACGCCGGCCACCTGGGCAAGCGGCTGATCGTGATCCTCAACGACAATGAAATGTCGATTGCCCCGCCGGTGGGCGCGCTGTCGTCCTACCTGTCGCGCCTTTACGCCGAAGAACCCTTTCAGGAGCTGAAGGCCGTGGCCAAGGGCGCTGCCTCCTTGCTGCCGGAACCCTTCCGCGAAGGTGCCAAACGCGCCAAGGACATGCTGAAGGGCATGGCCGTCGGCGGCACCCTGTTTGAATCCTTAGGCTTTTCCTACCTCGGACCCATCGATGGGCACGACATGGACCAGCTTTTGCCGGTGCTGCGCACCGTGAAGGCGCGCGCCTCGGGACCGATCCTGATCCACGTGCTGACGAAAAAGGGCAAGGGATACGCCCCCGCCGAGCGCGCCGATGACAAAGGCCACGCCACGGCGACCTTTGACGTGATCACCGGCAAGCAGAACAAGCCGCCGTCGAACGCGCCGTCCTATACCTCGGTCTTTGGCGACGAGCTGGTGAACCTGGCCGCGAAGGACGACAAGATCTGCGCAGTGACCGCTGCCATGCCCGATGGCACCGGCCTGGGGTTGATGGCCGAACGCTACCCCTCGCGCACCTTTGACGTCGGCATCGCCGAACAGCATGGCGTCACCTTTGCCGCCGCACTGGCCGCCGGGGGGATGAAGCCCTTCTGCGCGATGTATTCCACCTTCCTGCAACGCGGCTATGATCAGGTGGTGCACGATGTGGCAATCCAGCGCCTGCCGGTGCGTTTCGCCATCGACCGCGCTGGTCTGGTGGGCGCCGATGGCGCCACCCACGCGGGCAGCTTCGACATCGCCTATATGGCCAACCTGCCCGGCATGGTGGTGATGGCCGCCGCCGACGAGGCCGAACTGAAACACATGGTCGCCACCGCCGCCGCCCATGACGACGGCCCCATCGCCTTCCGCTATCCGCGCGGAGAGGGCGAAGGTGTCGATATGCCCGAAGAGGCCGAAGTTCTGGAGATCGGTAAGGGCCGGATGATCCAGAAAGGCGCCCGCGTTGCGATCCTGTCTTTCGGCACCCGTCTGGGTGAGGTGAAAAAGGCGGCCGAGTCCCTGTCTGCCAAGGGGATCACGCCCACTATCGCGGATGCGCGGTTCGCCAAACCCTTGGACCGCGAGATGATCCTGCAGCTGGCCGAAGGTCACGAGGCGCTGATCACCATCGAGGAAGGCGCAGTGGGCGGTTTCGGCAGCCACGTTGCGCAGCTCCTCGCCGAGGAAGGCGTTTTCGATACCGGCCTGAAGTTCCGCTCGATGGTGTTGCCCGATACTTTCATCGATCAGGCCAGCCCGGCGGATATGTACGACGTGGCCGCCATGAACGCCCCGCAGATCGAAGCCAAGGTGCTGGAGGTTCTGGGTATCGCAACGATTGGGGAAAAGCGGGCTTAA